One genomic region from Myxocyprinus asiaticus isolate MX2 ecotype Aquarium Trade chromosome 27, UBuf_Myxa_2, whole genome shotgun sequence encodes:
- the LOC127418165 gene encoding uncharacterized protein LOC127418165, whose translation MSSFRRSTHFWSEEETDFLLQTLKEMNIDRYKDGRKNRNSLIFRKVCAKHKQAGFVRSCDQVKHRWKTLKSIYYKAKKLNQTSSNAAFKHFDTMEDIFGHRPLAISNQAEVNIDFKVGSPLSESKCFIFEDGECDDDNEMDDVEGGFQEIQSVKIENEPLILTQPSNESSTSTESSTFTQPSISKENSTCTQPSTSRQPPVQGMLRSRRPCCTALHVQYQDFLEKIQHSQNMWLERQLEQNHVREERLISRVLAEHTRSMEALVNQLFAGLRSLLPQPPPNIQSNPQPMHTPPEILNTYPHVNPDEHWPPAHNPKSSIPPRPEDHLNDQISGTVNQ comes from the exons ATGTCAAGCTTTCGAAGAAGCACACATTTTTGGAGCGAGGAGGAGACAGATTTCcttttacaaacattaaaagagaTGAATATAGATCGTTATAAAGACGGGCGTAAGAACCGCAACAGTCTCATCTTTAGGAAGGTTTGTGCTAAACACAAACAGGCTGGATTTGTGCGCTCATGTGATCAGGTGAAACACCGCTGGAAAACACTCAAATCCATTTACTATAAGGCAAAAAAACTCAATCAGACCAGCTCGAATGCAGCTTTTAAGCATTTTGATACAATGGAAGACATTTTCGGACATAGACCTTTGGCGATATCAAACCAAGCCGAAGTTAATATCGACTTCAAAGTCGGATCCCCTCTGTCGGAAagcaaatgtttcatttttgagGATGGTGAATGTGATGATG ACAATGAAATGGATGACGTGGAAGGTGGATTTCAAGAAATCCAGTCCGTGAAAATAGAGAATGAGCCCCTCATCCTCACGCAGCCATCAAATGAGAGCTCCACCTCTACAGAAAGCTCCACATTCACCCAACCATCCATCTCTAAAGAGAACAGCACCTGTACCCAGCCATCCACCTCCAGGCAACCTCCTGTTCAAG GTATGTTGAGAAGCAGAAGGCCTTGTTGCACTGCATTGCATGTGCAGTATCAAGACTTTCTGGAAAAAATACAGCACTCACAAAACATGTGGCTGGAGCGTCAGCTGGAACAGAATCATGTCCGAGAGGAACGGTTAATTTCCAGAGTGCTTGCTGAACACACCCGCTCTATGGAGGCCTTAGTGAACCAGTTGTTTGCAGGGTTAAGAAGTCTCCTGCCCCAGCCCCCTCCCAATATACAGTCCAATCCCCAGCCCATGCACACACCCCCAGAAATTCTCAATACATACCCTCATGTGAACCCAGACGAGCACTGGCCTCCAGCACATAACCCAAAATCAAGCATTCCTCCTCGGCCTGAAGATCATTTAAATGACCAGATATCAGGGACTGTCAACCAGTGA